GCCCATCGCCTGGGCGTCGGCGTTGACGCGGACCTGGATCTCCTGCCGGCCCTGGTTCGCGTCGTCGGCGATGTCGAAGAGCTGCGGGTAGCCGGCGAGCGCTTCGCGGACCTCGGCGGTGGCGAGGCGGAGGGTCTCGGGGTCGGCGCTGGACAGGCGGATGGTGATGTCGGGGCCGCCCGGTCCGCCGGCCATCTGCTCGAAGCTCATGCGTTCGACGTCGTCGACCTTGCCGACCAGCGCGCGGCGGATGTCGTCGATCACGACCGGGGCGGGGGTGTCGCGGTCCTCGACGGGGGAGAGCTCGACGAACATCTGCGCGACGTGTGACGATGCGCCGTTGGATTGGCCGGTCTCGATGTCGCTGCTGGCGCCGACGATGGTCTCGACGAACTTGACTTCTTCCTGCGCGAGCACGGCCCGCTCGATGCGGTCGACGGCGTCCTGGGTCTGGTTGATCGGCGTGCCGATGGGCAGGCGGATATTGACCATGACGGACTCGGCGTCGTCGGAGGACATGAAGACGAAGCCGACGCGCTTGCCCGCGACCAGGCCGAACGAGATGGAGAGCGCCATGACGGCGACGCAGAGGGTGAGGTAGCGGAAGCGGAGTGCGACGCCGAGGAAGCGCGCGAAGCCCGGAGCGATTTTTTCTGTGATCAGCCGGTCGCGCCAGTCCTCGTACTTGCGTAATGCACGGCTGAGTCTGTTGGACCGGGCCTTGTCGCGCTTGCTGAGCGAGTGGCCCATGTGGCTGGGGAGGATGAGCAGCGACTCGACCAGCGACATGGCGAGCGCGCAGGCGACGACAAGCGGGAGCGCGCCAAGCAGCGTGCCGATCTGGCCTTTGATGAAGGTGAGCGGGAGGAACGCGACGATCGAGGTGAGGACGGTGGCGACGACGGGCCAGAACACTTCGTTGGTGCCGTGGATGGAGGAGTCTTCGGCGGATTCGCCGGCGTTGTCGTGGTGGGTCTGGATGTTCTCGGCGACGACGATGGCGTCGTCGACGAGGAGCCCCATGACGACGATGAGGCCGAACATAGTGAGCAGGTTGAGGGTGATGTCGAGGTAGGCCATCAGCAGGAGCGTGCCTGCGATGGCGGTGACGAGGCCCGCACCGACCCAGAGCGCGACGCGCCAGTTGAGGAAGATGAGCAGCGTGCCGAAGACGAGGAACGCGCCGTAGATGGCGTTTCTTGTGAGCAGGTCGAGTCGGCCTTCGACGAAGCGAGCGAGGTCGGTCGCGGTGCCGATCGTTGCGTCTTGGGGGAGCGGTCGTGAGGGGTTGGCGCCTTTCTCCCAGGCAAGTTCGTAGTCGGATTTGTACTCGACGACGGGTTCGCCGGGGCGTGTCATGCCGCGGGCCATCTGCTTGCGAAGGCGTTCGCCGGCGGGGACGGTGTAGGGCCGGCCGCTGCGTCCGTCGGCATAAGCGCGGACCATGCGGGCGATGTGGACGATGTCCTGGTTGCCGGTCTTGAAGATGGTGATGTCGGCCGACGGGTCGCCGCTGTAGGTGAGGTGGACGTCTTCATCGACGAACGACTCACTGACCTGTGCGACGTCGCGGACGTGGATGGCCCGGCCCTGGTTGTCGACGACGAGCGGGATCGCCTCGATGGCCTGCGCGCGTTCCTCGGTGCCCAGCGTGCGGAGCGAGACGTTGCCGGTGTCGGTCTTGATCGTGCCGCCGGGGATGTCGGTCATCCAACTGCGGATGGTGTCGGTGATGGTGGGCAGCGAGAGCCCGTACTCGAGCATGGCGAGCTCGTCGACATCGACCTGCAGCTCGTACTGGCGCACGCCGCCGATGAGGACTTCGCCCATGCCCGATAGCTCACGCAGGTCGTCGCGGATGGTGCGGATCGCCTGCTTGAGGACGGCCGGCTCCATGTCGCCGTGCACCGCCAGGCGGATGACGGGCATGCGGGGCTCGATGAGCTGCGATGTAATCTCGTCGGCTTCGCCGGGCAGGTCCTGCAGGCCGTCGATCGCGCGTTCGACATCGTCCATCGCGGTCGCGACATCGGCGCCTTCTTTAAAGCGGATCGTGATGCCGCCGCCGCCCTCCGCCACATTGGTGATGAGTTCGTCGATCGCCTCGATGTTGTCGAAGGCGTCCTCGACTTTGATCGCCAAGGATTCCTCGACCTCTTCGGGCGCCGCGCCGGGGTAGGGGAGTTTGACGACGGCGGTGTCGGCCTCGACCTCGGGGAAGAACTGCTTGCGCAGGTTGAGCCCCGCCACGATGCCGGTGATCAGGATCGCGGCCATGAGCAGGTTGACCACGACGGGTTTGCGGACGCCGAACGCCGCGATGCCCATGTTCATGGCTGGGCCTCGCCGGAGTTTGCGTTGGCCGCGGCGTTGTGGGCTGCGGCTTCAGGGTCATCCGTTGCTTCGTCGCCGAGCGACATGACGACCGGCTCGACGTGCTGGCCATCAAGGATCGAGACCGACGCGTTGACGACGACGAGTTCGCCGGCCTCAAGCGGCGTGCTGAGCACGACCCACTGCGTGTCCGGCAGCCCGAGTTGGGGCAGCGGGCCTTCGTGCTCAAAGAGGACGGTGACGGCCCGGCTGGTGAGGGTGTTGTCGAGGACGAGCCGGACCCGGCCGTCACGGATCGCGCGGGCGGGCACGACCCATCGCGGCTGGATGTCGTTGGTGGTGACGCTGGCCATAACGAACGCGCCTAGCGCGAGGCGCTGGATCCCGCCGCCCGACGCGATCTGCGTGAGGGCGGTGTCGGGCTGTTCGAGCAGTGCGTAGGCGGTGAACGTGCGGGTGCCGGGGTCGTTGGTCGTGCCCAGCCGGGCGACCGTGGCCTCGAACGGCGGGCAGTCGGGCGGGAGGTGTCGGGTCGTGACGAGCACGCGGTTGTCTTTCTCGATGCCGTAACGCGCACTCGCGGGGAGCTGCAGGGCGATCTCGATGATGCGTGGGTCGACGATCCGGGCCACCCGTGCGCCGGGCATGAGGTTTTCGCCTTCTTCGATGTCGAGGGCTTCGATGATGCCGTCCATCGGGCTGGTGATCGTGCAGCGGTCGACGTTGCTCTGCGCGGTGGCCTGCCGGGCGACGAGGCCGAGCCGCTGCGCGTCGAGCGCGGACCGGCGGGGGGTGAGCCCGTCGATCGCCTGGTTCGTCGCGAGGGTCTGGCGCTGCGCGGCGAGCAGCACGCGGAAGAAGCGGTCGGCGTCCTGCCGCGAGGCTCGGCCCCGCTCAAACTCGGCTAACTGCCGGTCGTACTCTTGTTGCGCGATACGGACCTCTTCGTTCTCGATCGCGAGTTGTTCGTTGAGCCGCGTGGTATCGACTTCGAGCTGCGCCAGCGACGCGTCGACCTCGGCGAGCTGCGCGTTGGCGGCGTCGAGGTCCTGCTGGAAGTTGGTGTCGTCGAGCTGCGCGAGGAGCTGGCCCTTCGTGACGGGGTTGCCGACCTCGATATCGTCGGGGATCGTGAGGACGGTCGTGCCCACCCGCGCGGGGACGTCGGCGTTGAGCTTGGGCATGGTCTCGCCGTAGCCCGACCACTGGCGGGCGAGATCGACGGTCTTGGCACGCATGACCTGGACATGGACGGTGCGGTCGGCGGGGTCGGTGGTTTCGAGTTGTTTGGCGGAGCTTTCGAGTGCTTTGTAGACCGCGCTGCCGACCATCAGAATGACGAGCCCGAGGAAGACCCGGAAGGTGAGGGCGATAGCTTTGGGGGACGGCCGTATCATCAGGCATCTCGCGGTGGGCGGGGCCGTACAGCGTACCGGGCGGGGCGTGTTTCGTACAGCGTACTAACAGGTTCGTCATGTCGGTCCGGAGAGATTCGCGGATGGGGCTGGATTCCCACCCGCGATCCCGTACAGTAGGAGCCGGGCCCGTCTTTGGCCGATAGAACGCACGAGTTCTTTCCTCTCCTGTCAGGGGTATCACATGCCTGTCTCGACCGATGGCTCGTCGAACCCGTCCGAGCGTTCGTACGCGGGGATGATCCCGCCGCGCGAGTCCGACGACCGACGGGCGCTGCTGATCCACGCCTGGTCCCAGATGGCGCAGCAGCACTGGGACACCGCGCTCAATGACCTCGCCCAGGAAGACCGCCTGGGCCCCGCCGGACGCATGGCCCAGCGCACCGCGGCCAACATGCGCGCGATGCGCAAGCACCGGCCCGAGGTCTACCAGCAGCTCTTCAAGCTCTTCCCCATCGACCTGCAAAACCGACACTACCGCCCGGTCCGCTCCAAGGGCGGGTGGATGACCATCGTCGTCCGCACGATCGAGGGCGACCACCTGCTCAACCACGTCGAAGACCCACACGCCGCCGCGCAGCGCGACGTCCGCAAGATGGCCGAGCCGTTCAAGCAGGACACACCCCTCCTGCTCTGCGGCCTCGCCGACGGCTACTTCTTCGAGGCGCTCACGCAGCGCCCCCGCGCCCACGACGACGGCCGCATCACCGCGCTCTACCTCGCCGAGCCCGAGCCCGACCTCCTCCTCGCCAACTTCGCGCTCCACGACTACAGCGGCAAGACCGGCCCGATCGCAAGCCCATGGGTCGAGTGGCTCGTCGGCGCAAACTGGCACGACCAGCTCATCGTCAAACTCAACGACAACTGGATGCTCCCCGTGCCCGGCCTCGTCTTGGGCAACAAACAGATGCACGGCCCGGTCAAGGAAGCCCTCTCCCGCATCAAGGCCCATCGAAAACAGACCGCGACCACGCAGCATGAACAGGCCAAAGAACACGACGCCTACGCGAATCGCAGCACCCTCGCGGCGTACCTCCGCGGGCAGGGCGGCCGAGCGCCGCGCGTCCTGCTGGTCGACTCGCGCTTCACCCACACCCCCGACGGCGCGATCGACCAAATCGCCGACGGCTTCACGGACCTGGGCTGGGAGACGCACAAACTCGTCGAAGATCAGCCACACCACCGGCTGACGCCCCTCGCCGTGTGGCGCGCGCTCGGCGAGGTCAAACCCGATCTCGTCCTCGACGTCTCCAAGCAGTGGGCCCAGCGACGCGACGTCATCGACACCCGCATCCCGATCGTACGCTGGCTGCTCAATGAAGAATTGAGCGCAAAGCCCGACGCCGACCGCGCCAACCTCGCCCACCGCGACTTCGTCCTCGCACAAGTCAGCCCACTCACCGGCGGGCTCAAGGGCTACCCCGCCCGGCAGGTCCTGCCCATGCCCGGCATCGTCTCGATCGAAGGCAACCTACGCCAAACCGCCGCCGCCGACCCCGACAGCGCGACCCACGACCTGCTCTACCTCGGCGACCACGCCGGCGAGCCCCGCAACCTGTTAGGCGACGTCACCGACCGGCTTAGCAACCCCAAGATCCGCCAGCTCGCCCACCTCGTTGGCGAACAGATGCTCGACGACTACCGCGAAGGCAAGAACTACCCCACGCGCTGGCACATCGACCAGCTCGCCCGCCAGCTCACGGCCCAGGTCAAGGGGCTCAAACTCTCCGACAAGATCTACCGCCAGCTCGCCAACATCATGTTCGCGCCCTTCAACGAAACCCTCTACCGCGACCAGGCGCTTCGCTGGGCCGCCGAGGTCGCTGCCGACATGGGGCTCACGCTCGCGCTCTACGGCAAGGGCTGGAAGAACCACGCCGACCTCGCCGCCCACGCGCACGGCCGACCGTCCACCGAAAAACGACGCGACGAACTCACCGCGTCGGCAAAAATCAATCTACACGTCGCGCCGGGCTTCTGCCTGGACATCAAGCTCATGCAGGGCCTCGCCGTCGGCGGGTTCTTCCTTGTCCGAAGGCACCCGGCCGACGCGCTGCTGCCCGAGATGGTCGGCTTCCTCGACAACTACTGCGACGCCTCGGCCCAGACCGTCGCCCAGGCCCGCGCGACCGCCGACCCTAAACACCTCCCCCAGCTCGAACGCCTGCTCGGACGCGCTCAGTGGATCACAGACATCGGCGCCGGCACCGACCCCATCGAATGCGTCCGCGCCTGCCTCCGCGGCGGCCTGCTCGACCGCCACCACGTCGCGCTCCCAAGACTCGACCAGACCGAGTTCGAAGACACCCCCCAACTCAAACAACGCATCGAGCGTTTCCTCAACGCCCCCGACAAACGCCTCGACATCATCCGAAAACAACGCGCCGCCATCGAACACCGCCTGTCGTTCAGCAGCGGCCTCGCGCGCAGCATCAGCCGGATTGCGGAGTTGGTGGAGGCGGAGTGATCCGCCTGCCCAGCCGCACGAATCCTCCGGCTGGTGGCCGGTGTCGAGTCCGCGAGCCCACGGAACGGGACAGCGGTTGAATCAACTCAACAAGTGGAGCATCAAGGCGCAGGGTGTTCACTCCGGGGGGGGCACTCGCGACTCGCTCCACCCCGGCCACCAGCCGTAGCCGCCGCGTCACCACGCGGGGGCGGATGGCGGGGATGGTCACCCCCGGGCGTGGCCCGGCGGTTTCGTGGGCGTGTCAGGTCGGCTGCCAGGTCCCGGGTATCCCGATCATTCCGGCTTACCCGCTCACCCCGTCGTGCGGAGCCCGGCGGCGATGGCCTGGACGCTCAGGCGCAGCAGGTCGCCCTGCGGGTCGCGGCCGCGGCGCATGAGTTCGACCTGGATCAGGTTGAGCGGGTCGATGTAGGGGTTGCGTACGCGGATCGATCGCTTGAGCCAGGGGATGCCATCGAGCAACTCGTCGTGGCCCGTCAGCGCGAGCACGGCGTCGCGGGTGGTTTCGAACTCGGCGCGGACGGTGTCGTAGAGCCGCATCCCGCCGGCGCTGTCATCGCCCTCGGCGGCGAGCGCGGCGTAGTGTCGGCCGATCGCCATGTCGCACTTGGCCAGCGCGAGCTCGGCGTTGTGGATCATCCCGCGGAACATCGGCCAGCCGACGTACATCGCGCGCTGCACGGCCGGGTCGATCGTCGCCAGCCCGGTGCCCAATCCGTACCACGCGGTGAGCAGGTGGCGGTTCTGCGTCCACGCGAACGTGTAGGGGATCGCGCGGAGGTTCTTGAGCTCGCGCGTGCCCCGGCGTCGGCTTGGCCTCGACCCGATGGGCAGCGTCTCGATCGTGTTGATCGGCGTCGCGCGGTCGAAGTACGAGAGGAACGCCTCGTCATCACGCAGCGCGCGGTACTTGTCGATCGATGCTTCGGTCGCGCGGTCGAGCGCGTCGGACCAGTCGCTCGACACGCGCTCGCGCTTATCGGTCGAGACCAGCAGCGTCGCCCAGCAGACCTGCTCGACATGGCGGAACGCGATCTCCGGGTCGTCGTAGCGCTCGGCCAGGACCTCGCCCTGCTCGGTGATGCGGATGCGGTGGTTGACGGATTCGGGCGGCAGCGACATCACCCCGCGTGCGGCCGGCCCGCCGCCGCGGCCCAGCGAGCCGCCTCGGCCGTGGAACAGGACGAGCCCGACGCCGTGCGTTTTTGCGGTGACGGCCAGCCGGCTCTGCGCGTCGTAGAGCCGCCAGTTGGAGGCGAGGAACCCGCCGTCCTTGCACGAGTCCGAGTAGCCGACCATGCAGGTCTGCGTGCCGCCGGTGGCGTCGACGTGCGCGCGCGGTAGGGGGCGCAGTTGAGTAGTTCGTCGAGCGTGTCGTGCGCGTCGCGCAGGTCGTCGATGGTCTCGAACAGCGGGACCGCCGGGAGGACCGCCGCGGGGCGATCGAGCCCGAGGATGCCCGCGGCGAGCCGGCCGAGATACAGCATCGCGAGGACGTCGCTGGGCGTGTGTGTCATCGAGACGATGAGCTCGCCCAGGGCATGCTGGCCGTAGTGCTCGGCGGTGTGCTGGAGCAGGACAAAGAGGTTGACGGTGTTGCGTGTCGGCTCGGTGAGCGCATCGATGTCGAGCGCCTTCGCCGCAGCCGGGTCGATCGGCGCAGTGAGCAGGGCCTGGCGTTCTTGCTCGTCCATGTCGGCATAGTTCGTGCCGGGCGCGAGGTGGTCGAGTGTCTCGACGATCGCGTTGTGGAGCTGGCGCGAGTCTTCGCGGATGTCCAGCCGGGCGAGGTGGAGCCCGAAGACTTC
The sequence above is a segment of the Phycisphaeraceae bacterium D3-23 genome. Coding sequences within it:
- a CDS encoding HlyD family efflux transporter periplasmic adaptor subunit, producing MIRPSPKAIALTFRVFLGLVILMVGSAVYKALESSAKQLETTDPADRTVHVQVMRAKTVDLARQWSGYGETMPKLNADVPARVGTTVLTIPDDIEVGNPVTKGQLLAQLDDTNFQQDLDAANAQLAEVDASLAQLEVDTTRLNEQLAIENEEVRIAQQEYDRQLAEFERGRASRQDADRFFRVLLAAQRQTLATNQAIDGLTPRRSALDAQRLGLVARQATAQSNVDRCTITSPMDGIIEALDIEEGENLMPGARVARIVDPRIIEIALQLPASARYGIEKDNRVLVTTRHLPPDCPPFEATVARLGTTNDPGTRTFTAYALLEQPDTALTQIASGGGIQRLALGAFVMASVTTNDIQPRWVVPARAIRDGRVRLVLDNTLTSRAVTVLFEHEGPLPQLGLPDTQWVVLSTPLEAGELVVVNASVSILDGQHVEPVVMSLGDEATDDPEAAAHNAAANANSGEAQP
- a CDS encoding phosphoenolpyruvate carboxylase gives rise to the protein MVGYSDSCKDGGFLASNWRLYDAQSRLAVTAKTHGVGLVLFHGRGGSLGRGGGPAARGVMSLPPESVNHRIRITEQGEVLAERYDDPEIAFRHVEQVCWATLLVSTDKRERVSSDWSDALDRATEASIDKYRALRDDEAFLSYFDRATPINTIETLPIGSRPSRRRGTRELKNLRAIPYTFAWTQNRHLLTAWYGLGTGLATIDPAVQRAMYVGWPMFRGMIHNAELALAKCDMAIGRHYAALAAEGDDSAGGMRLYDTVRAEFETTRDAVLALTGHDELLDGIPWLKRSIRVRNPYIDPLNLIQVELMRRGRDPQGDLLRLSVQAIAAGLRTTG
- a CDS encoding efflux RND transporter permease subunit translates to MNMGIAAFGVRKPVVVNLLMAAILITGIVAGLNLRKQFFPEVEADTAVVKLPYPGAAPEEVEESLAIKVEDAFDNIEAIDELITNVAEGGGGITIRFKEGADVATAMDDVERAIDGLQDLPGEADEITSQLIEPRMPVIRLAVHGDMEPAVLKQAIRTIRDDLRELSGMGEVLIGGVRQYELQVDVDELAMLEYGLSLPTITDTIRSWMTDIPGGTIKTDTGNVSLRTLGTEERAQAIEAIPLVVDNQGRAIHVRDVAQVSESFVDEDVHLTYSGDPSADITIFKTGNQDIVHIARMVRAYADGRSGRPYTVPAGERLRKQMARGMTRPGEPVVEYKSDYELAWEKGANPSRPLPQDATIGTATDLARFVEGRLDLLTRNAIYGAFLVFGTLLIFLNWRVALWVGAGLVTAIAGTLLLMAYLDITLNLLTMFGLIVVMGLLVDDAIVVAENIQTHHDNAGESAEDSSIHGTNEVFWPVVATVLTSIVAFLPLTFIKGQIGTLLGALPLVVACALAMSLVESLLILPSHMGHSLSKRDKARSNRLSRALRKYEDWRDRLITEKIAPGFARFLGVALRFRYLTLCVAVMALSISFGLVAGKRVGFVFMSSDDAESVMVNIRLPIGTPINQTQDAVDRIERAVLAQEEVKFVETIVGASSDIETGQSNGASSHVAQMFVELSPVEDRDTPAPVVIDDIRRALVGKVDDVERMSFEQMAGGPGGPDITIRLSSADPETLRLATAEVREALAGYPQLFDIADDANQGRQEIQVRVNADAQAMGLNNLEVNRQLRGFLFGLDAHTFADREEDIDVRVRIDQDTRASIVQVQNAWLINALGVPVPMRELVELETGSSYASINRVDGQRAVTVTASVEQGTSPEEVTAALKAGPKDEDDQPILGANGEPLPNLFDKLEAKYPGLTVGFSGRQEQMADAFSTLPLGFGLAMLMIYVILAWLFQSYFQPILVMCVIPFATIGLIWGHFILGFDITFLSLIGFVALSGIVVNDSLILVQFYNQRREAGDSVYDSLVAAGQARLRAIFLTTVTTVLGLLPLITEQSFQARFLIPMGISIAAGLISATVMILVVLPCIMLVFDDLKRTLHFLWHGTPRPADFTPEGKAAGTA